Genomic DNA from Equus asinus isolate D_3611 breed Donkey chromosome 10, EquAss-T2T_v2, whole genome shotgun sequence:
aatatgatactagaaaaacaaagccagttCAATCCTAATTAACTAGTTTGAATTTCATATATGTTAGCTCTACAGATCATTTTTCATGCATTCTTGCTGCCTCTATGGCTTTGTTGATAAGTGACTTATAAATTTCTTCCAGACACTGGAAGATGAAGACTTCTGTAAAACTCTATCTTTGGCTACTGTGGAAAAAACAACTGAGGATTCACAGCcacatcaccatcaccatcaccagcaTCATCACAAGCATGGGCATCAGCATGTTGGGAACAGTCAGCTTTCAGAGAATCAGCAACCGGAAGCAACAGGTGCTCCTgagcatcctcctcctccaggccttcATCACCACCATAAGCACAAGGGCCAACAAAGAAGGGGTCACCCAGAGAACTGAGACATGCCAGGAGGGGAAAGTTTACAACTTTCTCTTCCACAAAAGAAGCTCTGACAAAAAGGATGTATAAATCAGTTACTCTGTAAGATGCCCAAAGATTCAAAGTTGGCTCCTAGTAGTTGATGCTGACATTGTCGACATCTGATATTTGAAAATACAAGGTCTGCAATCACCTGACAGTGTACAGAAAACCTCCCCTCTTTATGTAGCTGACAGGGACTTTGGGCAGAGGAGAACGTCATTGAATCTTGTCAGTGACGTTTGCCTCCAGCTGCCTGACAGCCAAGTCAGCAGCTCAAGCCCACACAAGCCAGCACCAATTGAAGCTGAAAATATAAGGCAGCAATGTGAAAATGACCTTCAAACTAAACATTTAAAGTAGGACATACTCCCCAAGTCAGTCTAGACGCAATTTCACTTCTAGCATTTTTGTAAGCTACCTAATTAATAGTGATACAAAAATAGAAATTGGAATTGTGCAAACATGGAGAAATCTACTATATTggcttccaaattttaaaatttatgtcaaATTTTAACCCAAACCATATTTTTATTACCGGGCAACTGACAGGTGATTGCAGCTTTTGGTTaatatgtctttctttttctttttccagcattCTACTTGCATTAATGAGAACAGAAACGTAAACTATGACCTAGGGGTTTCTGTGGGATAGTTAGCAATTTAGAATGGAGGAAGAACAACAAAgacatgttttccattttttctttacttatttctcaatgctatctttgtctttttcatcttatGTTTTTAACTGATTAAACCTTTAAAGAAGTGAATTCTGTCTTTTAAGATCTAGAAATACGTACACATGAATATTTTGCTATGACTACAGTTTAAATATCCACTTATACGTACATCTAAGACTCATATCTTGATTTTTACTATCACATATGAATGAAGTCtttatatcttgttttctttatctagcATCGTATCGCACTTTGAAATGTGAGAGTGCCCCTTGAAAGATATAAGGGGAAAGGTAAAAGAATGTTGTCTATCTCTTGATTGCTTAGAAAGTATTTCCATAGTCAATGATGGTTCAATAGGTAAACTAAGTCCTATAAACCTGAACTCCTTTATGGTTAATACTATTAAGCAAGAATGCAATACACAGTTGGCCAAAGTGTGGACttgtttaaaaaaacttaataaaaaaagtttaaagctgtcttcatttcatttcctctttttcattgttatttaggCAGTATGTTATATTGacaatagaaattaatttttcaactgctgttaaagaaattaaatagcaACTAATGAAATTACTGCTATACTCAAAACCGTCTACGCTTAAGGTGAGAATCTTTGCCAGCAGAGAGGCGTTGCTCTAAATCCCGAACAGTATTACGAAGAATTGTAatctccttgtttttttcttcttgaagatGTTGAAGCTtctaaatgaagcagaaaaaatttGTTATTGCAATTCAGAAATAATAAGATTAAGTGCAAGgaacaacaaaacaataacaaaaactatATTTCTGGTTCAAATAGAAGTAGGTATTAAAAAAGATACTTTATTTTGAAaggtctgtagttttatttttatgggaCTTGATGGGATAAACTTGGTGTAAGGATATAAACACACATTAACATCATTTGTTTTAGTTTGTTCCCTTCTCCCTATAGAGCTTGAGGTTGTAAACCATAAATAAAGGAGGAGCTGAGCAAAAAGAAATCTGTTATCTTTGTGCCTAAATAACTTCAGAATAGTAAGTCAGCGtaagttcaaaatatattacggAATTCCTAAGATGGCCCAAAGAGTCAGAGAACTTCTCTAATGTTTTAATTTACTACTAAGGTTTACTAGTTTAAATTGAAAGTGACTGTTAAAGATTATTCAAAATTTCTGATTGTGTGatgtattttaagaaaaactgTTAAGTATATTGTTAGTAAATATTAGATAACTTTATAGAAACACATtagggaaatttattttcttaagcaaCAGCCATGGAAGAAAAACTCACATACCCTTCTGTAGATACTGTGTGGCAAAACAGTAGAATCTGGATATGATTTTGATTTAGTTTGAACTCTTGCTAGTTTGGCATCAAACTGAatcaagtttaaaaagaaagttattgaGAACATTCTAATTAAACAATTAGAAACAACTGTTTCTATAAATATAAGTATAATCCATTATATCTTTTAACACATAATCTGTAATTTAAGTGCCTTCTCTGTATAACAGAAGATAGAAAAGTCTTTCTGTACGaaacaagttttttcttttttgaggaagattagtcctgagctaacatccgtgcccatcttcctccactttatatgtgggacgcctactaccgcatggcttgctgagcggtgccatgtctgcacccgggatccgaactggcaaaccccgggccaccgaagcagaacgtgtgaacttaactgctgcaccaccgggccggtccctaaGGAACAATTTTTAAGGAAGAACAAAGAACACCCAAACAGGATTATCCCTGGCTCCATgttaaaatcacctggggagctttttaaaagtacCAAATACCTGGGCACGACATTAGAGATTCTAGAATGTGGTCAGTGTCATCTTTTTCTCAAGACATCAGGTGATTCCATCATGCAAGGTTAAGAATTTAGTTAACCAGGGTTGAGAATCTAGTTAACTTAAagatagataaaaatattttcacattacTATGAGCGTGCTTTTGTAACGAGAATGTAGTGTAATCAGCAGTTGTGGGAGAAAAACTCATATACCCTTCTGCAGAAACTCTGAGGCTGAACAGTAAAATCTGAACACGATATTGTTGAATGCTTGTTGGTTTAACATTAAACTGAATCAggttaaaaaaattctcatagGCTATTCTTACTGGctatgtattttttcaaaatctCTCATTATAATTCTTCCCTTCAGTTTAAGTGTAACGTAGCTTCTCTGTGGACTACAAATAAACTCTCTGTGAGATCGTGTTCtgggttggggagaaaaatggataGTTACAATGAAGGTAATAACAAAAAGGGTTCTGTATATCAGTCAAACAAAAGACTTGGGCTAGACCAGTGACAGGGCCTGGATGGCAAACAAAATGCTGATTCCCAGTCAATGGATTAGAAGTTGATGGTAGACCTTGAAACATGACCTACTGCATCTCAGTTAGCCATCTAGCCCCATCTGTGGTTTGTGGGTACACTTGACCAGAAGGCAGTAGCAGCAGCAAAGAGCCTCTACAGTCAACATCAGTCCTCTTTTGCTCAATGATTATACAGTCTTCAACACGGTACCTCATCAAGCACCCCAGGGATACCAAACTTTCAGGAACATGAATAAATTCTTAACTAAGCCAGTGAATTCTGAAAATAAGAAGGTTAAGTGGGAGTCAG
This window encodes:
- the SELENOP gene encoding selenoprotein P — translated: MWRSLGLALALCLLPWGGTESQGQSSFCKQPPAWSIRDQDPMLNSYGSVTVVALLQASUYLCLLQASRLEDLRVKLEKEGYSNISYVVVNHQEISARLKYIHLKNKVSEYIAVYQQEENQTDIWTLLNGSKDDFLIYDRCGRLVYHLGLPYSFLTFPYVEEAIKIAYCEKKCGNCSLMTLEDEDFCKTLSLATVEKTTEDSQPHHHHHHQHHHKHGHQHVGNSQLSENQQPEATGAPEHPPPPGLHHHHKHKGQQRRGHPENUDMPGGESLQLSLPQKKLUQKGCINQLLCKMPKDSKLAPSSUCUHCRHLIFENTRSAITUQCTENLPSLCSUQGLWAEENVIESCQURLPPAAUQPSQQLKPTQASTNUSUKYKAAMUKUPSN